A DNA window from Canis lupus dingo isolate Sandy chromosome 2, ASM325472v2, whole genome shotgun sequence contains the following coding sequences:
- the LOC112658979 gene encoding aldo-keto reductase family 1 member C15-like isoform X2 has translation MSSRDPMVPKTEVEEAVKRAIDVGYRHFDSAYMYLNEEEIGRAIQRKIADGTVKREDIFYTSKVWVTFLRPELVQTNLEMSLKKLGFSYVDLYLIHFPVPLKPGEELFPKDKDGKIIFDRVDLCATWEAMEKCKDSGLAKSIGVSNFNRRQLERILSKPRLKYKPVCNQVECHLYFNQSKLLEFCKSKDIILTAYGALGSDFGKEWVNQDAPVLLKDPVLNAVAARHGRTPAQVALRFQLQRGVVALAKSFNEKRIRENFQVFDFQLTPEDMETLSSLNKNIRYFSDTLFANHPDYPFNDED, from the exons ATGAGCTCACGAGATCCAATG GTTCCTAAGACTGAAGTGGAAGAGGCCGTCAAGAGAGCAATCGATGTAGGCTACCGCCATTTTGACTCAGCCTATATGTATCTCAATGAAGAAGAGATTGGGAGGGCCATCCAGAGGAAGATTGCTGATGGCACTGTGAAGAGAGAGGACATATTCTACACTTCGAAG GTGTGGGTAACCTTCCTCCGTCCAGAATTGGTTCAAACCAATCTAGAAATGTCACTGAAGAAGCTTGGGTTTAGCTATGTGGATCTTTATCTCATTCATTTCCCAGTACCTTTGAAG CCTGGGGAGGAATTGTTCCCAAAGGACAAAGatggaaaaatcatttttgacAGAGTGGATCTCTGTGCCACATGGGAG GCCATGGAGAAGTGTAAAGATTCAGGGCTTGCCAAGTCTATTGGTGTGTCCAACTTTAACCGCAGGCAGCTGGAGAGGATCCTGAGCAAGCCAAGGCTTAAGTACAAGCCTGTCTGCAACCAG GTGGAGTGTCACCTTTACTTCAACCAGAGCAAACTCCTGGAGTTCTGCAAGTCCAAGGACATCATCCTGACTGCATACGGTGCCTTGGGGTCCGACTTCGGGAAGGAATG GGTGAACCAGGACGCCCCAGTTCTCCTGAAGGACCCAGTTCTCAATGCTGTGGCCGCCAGGCACGGGCGAACTCCGGCCCAGGTGGCCCTGCGCTTCCAGCTGCAGCGGGGGGTGGTGGCCTTGGCCAAGAGCTTCAACGAGAAGAGAATCCGGGAGAACTTCCAG GTGTTTGATTTCCAGTTGACACCAGAGGACATGGAGACTCTGAGCAGCCTCAACAAAAACATTCGCTACTTTTCAGATACTTT ATTTGCTAATCATCCGGATTATCCATTTAATGACGAGGATTAA
- the LOC112658979 gene encoding estradiol 17 beta-dehydrogenase 5-like isoform X3, whose translation MYLNEEEIGRAIQRKIADGTVKREDIFYTSKVWVTFLRPELVQTNLEMSLKKLGFSYVDLYLIHFPVPLKPGEELFPKDKDGKIIFDRVDLCATWEAMEKCKDSGLAKSIGVSNFNRRQLERILSKPRLKYKPVCNQVECHLYFNQSKLLEFCKSKDIILTAYGALGSDFGKEWVNQDAPVLLKDPVLNAVAARHGRTPAQVALRFQLQRGVVALAKSFNEKRIRENFQVFDFQLTPEDMETLSSLNKNIRYFSDTLFANHPDYPFNDED comes from the exons ATGTATCTCAATGAAGAAGAGATTGGGAGGGCCATCCAGAGGAAGATTGCTGATGGCACTGTGAAGAGAGAGGACATATTCTACACTTCGAAG GTGTGGGTAACCTTCCTCCGTCCAGAATTGGTTCAAACCAATCTAGAAATGTCACTGAAGAAGCTTGGGTTTAGCTATGTGGATCTTTATCTCATTCATTTCCCAGTACCTTTGAAG CCTGGGGAGGAATTGTTCCCAAAGGACAAAGatggaaaaatcatttttgacAGAGTGGATCTCTGTGCCACATGGGAG GCCATGGAGAAGTGTAAAGATTCAGGGCTTGCCAAGTCTATTGGTGTGTCCAACTTTAACCGCAGGCAGCTGGAGAGGATCCTGAGCAAGCCAAGGCTTAAGTACAAGCCTGTCTGCAACCAG GTGGAGTGTCACCTTTACTTCAACCAGAGCAAACTCCTGGAGTTCTGCAAGTCCAAGGACATCATCCTGACTGCATACGGTGCCTTGGGGTCCGACTTCGGGAAGGAATG GGTGAACCAGGACGCCCCAGTTCTCCTGAAGGACCCAGTTCTCAATGCTGTGGCCGCCAGGCACGGGCGAACTCCGGCCCAGGTGGCCCTGCGCTTCCAGCTGCAGCGGGGGGTGGTGGCCTTGGCCAAGAGCTTCAACGAGAAGAGAATCCGGGAGAACTTCCAG GTGTTTGATTTCCAGTTGACACCAGAGGACATGGAGACTCTGAGCAGCCTCAACAAAAACATTCGCTACTTTTCAGATACTTT ATTTGCTAATCATCCGGATTATCCATTTAATGACGAGGATTAA
- the LOC112658979 gene encoding aldo-keto reductase family 1 member C15-like isoform X1 translates to MNLMKLRSVKLNDGLSMPPLGFGTSAPSKVPKTEVEEAVKRAIDVGYRHFDSAYMYLNEEEIGRAIQRKIADGTVKREDIFYTSKVWVTFLRPELVQTNLEMSLKKLGFSYVDLYLIHFPVPLKPGEELFPKDKDGKIIFDRVDLCATWEAMEKCKDSGLAKSIGVSNFNRRQLERILSKPRLKYKPVCNQVECHLYFNQSKLLEFCKSKDIILTAYGALGSDFGKEWVNQDAPVLLKDPVLNAVAARHGRTPAQVALRFQLQRGVVALAKSFNEKRIRENFQVFDFQLTPEDMETLSSLNKNIRYFSDTLFANHPDYPFNDED, encoded by the exons ATGAATCTAATGAAACTTAGATCTGTAAAGCTGAACGATGGACTCAGCATGCCTCCACTGGGATTTGGCACCTCTGCTCCTAGCAAG GTTCCTAAGACTGAAGTGGAAGAGGCCGTCAAGAGAGCAATCGATGTAGGCTACCGCCATTTTGACTCAGCCTATATGTATCTCAATGAAGAAGAGATTGGGAGGGCCATCCAGAGGAAGATTGCTGATGGCACTGTGAAGAGAGAGGACATATTCTACACTTCGAAG GTGTGGGTAACCTTCCTCCGTCCAGAATTGGTTCAAACCAATCTAGAAATGTCACTGAAGAAGCTTGGGTTTAGCTATGTGGATCTTTATCTCATTCATTTCCCAGTACCTTTGAAG CCTGGGGAGGAATTGTTCCCAAAGGACAAAGatggaaaaatcatttttgacAGAGTGGATCTCTGTGCCACATGGGAG GCCATGGAGAAGTGTAAAGATTCAGGGCTTGCCAAGTCTATTGGTGTGTCCAACTTTAACCGCAGGCAGCTGGAGAGGATCCTGAGCAAGCCAAGGCTTAAGTACAAGCCTGTCTGCAACCAG GTGGAGTGTCACCTTTACTTCAACCAGAGCAAACTCCTGGAGTTCTGCAAGTCCAAGGACATCATCCTGACTGCATACGGTGCCTTGGGGTCCGACTTCGGGAAGGAATG GGTGAACCAGGACGCCCCAGTTCTCCTGAAGGACCCAGTTCTCAATGCTGTGGCCGCCAGGCACGGGCGAACTCCGGCCCAGGTGGCCCTGCGCTTCCAGCTGCAGCGGGGGGTGGTGGCCTTGGCCAAGAGCTTCAACGAGAAGAGAATCCGGGAGAACTTCCAG GTGTTTGATTTCCAGTTGACACCAGAGGACATGGAGACTCTGAGCAGCCTCAACAAAAACATTCGCTACTTTTCAGATACTTT ATTTGCTAATCATCCGGATTATCCATTTAATGACGAGGATTAA